In Modestobacter versicolor, a single genomic region encodes these proteins:
- a CDS encoding ribonuclease D, whose translation MHPVEFTEPTPPAEAPAAVPAPAPEARTGEAPAGEVAPAAEDAPTAIPLLAPRDGLPPVIETSTALVAYADALAAGSGPVAVDAERASGYRYGQSAYLVQMRRAGAGTGLIDPVPLPDLSAVQAAIGDAEWVLHAANQDLPCLAEIGLVPRKLFDTELAARLAGLPRVGLGAVVESLLGFSLQKGHSAADWSTRPLPEDWLVYAALDVEVLVDLRDALAAILEEQGKTEWARQEFEAILAAGPPAPKVDPWRKTSGMHGLRSRRQLGVLRALWQARDELARRRDIAPGRVLPDAAIVSAVQADPKDEGALLDLPVFRGRANRKLVSTWFGAIVRGRALPEAELPLHSKPGDGPPPVNRWADRDPAAAVRLKAARASLAALSEQWSVPVENLLSPDLVRRLMWTPPTPATADAVADALRAGGAREWQVELTRDPLTDAIAAG comes from the coding sequence GTGCACCCGGTCGAGTTCACCGAGCCCACGCCCCCGGCGGAGGCGCCTGCCGCCGTCCCGGCGCCCGCTCCCGAGGCCCGTACGGGCGAGGCCCCGGCCGGCGAGGTCGCCCCGGCTGCCGAGGACGCGCCGACCGCGATCCCGCTGCTGGCGCCCCGCGACGGCCTGCCGCCGGTGATCGAGACCTCGACGGCCCTGGTCGCCTACGCCGACGCGCTGGCCGCCGGCAGCGGCCCGGTCGCGGTGGACGCCGAGCGGGCCTCCGGCTACCGCTACGGGCAGAGCGCCTACCTGGTGCAGATGCGCCGGGCCGGCGCCGGCACCGGGCTGATCGACCCCGTCCCGCTCCCCGACCTCTCCGCGGTGCAGGCCGCCATCGGCGACGCCGAGTGGGTGCTGCACGCGGCCAACCAGGACCTGCCGTGCCTGGCCGAGATCGGCCTGGTCCCCCGCAAGCTGTTCGACACCGAGCTGGCCGCCCGGCTGGCCGGCCTCCCCCGGGTCGGCCTGGGCGCCGTCGTCGAGTCGCTGCTCGGCTTCTCGCTGCAGAAGGGCCACTCGGCCGCCGACTGGAGCACCCGGCCGCTGCCCGAGGACTGGCTGGTCTACGCGGCGCTGGACGTCGAGGTGCTGGTCGACCTGCGCGACGCGCTGGCCGCGATCCTCGAGGAGCAGGGCAAGACCGAGTGGGCCCGGCAGGAGTTCGAGGCGATCCTCGCCGCGGGGCCGCCGGCGCCGAAGGTCGACCCGTGGCGGAAGACGTCGGGGATGCACGGGCTGCGCAGCCGCCGCCAGCTCGGTGTGCTGCGGGCGCTGTGGCAGGCCCGCGACGAGCTCGCCCGCCGGCGCGACATCGCCCCCGGCCGGGTGCTGCCCGACGCCGCGATCGTGTCGGCCGTGCAGGCCGATCCCAAGGACGAGGGCGCGCTGCTCGATCTGCCGGTGTTCCGCGGCCGGGCCAACCGCAAGCTGGTGAGCACCTGGTTCGGCGCGATCGTCCGCGGCCGGGCGCTGCCCGAGGCCGAGCTGCCGCTGCACAGCAAGCCGGGAGACGGGCCGCCTCCGGTGAACCGCTGGGCCGACCGCGACCCGGCCGCCGCCGTGCGGCTCAAGGCGGCCCGGGCGTCGCTGGCCGCGCTCTCCGAGCAGTGGTCGGTGCCGGTGGAGAACCTGCTCTCCCCCGACCTGGTCCGCCGGCTGATGTGGACCCCGCCGACGCCGGCGACCGCGGACGCGGTGGCCGACGCGCTGCGGGCCGGCGGTGCCCGGGAGTGGCAGGTCGAGCTGACCCGCGACCCGCTCACCGACGCGATCGCCGCCGGCTGA
- a CDS encoding response regulator transcription factor, translated as MSLGRLWSDGVLFGPHAGALVVDPSPLVREALAGRLRSLGARDVEEAASLEEARVRAHVSGPRALCVLEVDLPEAGPDAGRGGDPGRGLDLLPTLRTEGWPVTVVLTSVTDPAVVRAAFLAGVQGYVLKTSPLAVLTEGLRAALSGEVFADPGIASSLAQGLTQTGVEEAVGELSARERDILRLVADGHTNKEIGEKVDLSALTVKSHLARIARKLGTGDRAHMVALGIRSGVIN; from the coding sequence ATGTCCCTGGGCCGTCTCTGGTCCGACGGCGTGCTGTTCGGCCCGCACGCCGGTGCCCTGGTCGTCGACCCGTCCCCGCTGGTGCGCGAGGCCCTCGCCGGGCGGCTGCGGTCGCTCGGTGCCCGTGACGTCGAGGAGGCCGCCTCGCTGGAGGAGGCCCGGGTGCGCGCCCACGTCTCCGGTCCCCGGGCGCTGTGCGTGCTGGAGGTCGACCTGCCCGAGGCCGGCCCGGACGCCGGGCGCGGGGGCGACCCCGGGCGGGGGCTGGACCTGCTGCCGACGCTGCGCACCGAGGGCTGGCCGGTGACCGTCGTCCTCACCTCGGTCACCGACCCCGCCGTCGTCCGCGCGGCGTTCCTGGCGGGGGTGCAGGGGTACGTGCTGAAGACCAGCCCGCTCGCCGTCCTCACCGAGGGCCTGCGGGCGGCGCTGTCCGGGGAGGTCTTCGCCGACCCGGGGATCGCCAGCAGCCTGGCCCAGGGGCTGACCCAGACCGGGGTGGAGGAGGCTGTCGGGGAGCTGTCCGCCCGCGAGCGCGACATCCTGCGGCTGGTCGCCGACGGGCACACGAACAAGGAGATCGGCGAGAAGGTGGACCTGTCAGCACTGACCGTGAAGAGCCACCTGGCGCGCATCGCGCGGAAGCTGGGCACCGGCGACCGGGCGCACATGGTGGCGCTGGGCATCCGCTCGGGGGTCATCAACTGA
- a CDS encoding DUF3000 domain-containing protein: protein MAQQRTRPDDATPPPAQAPAEFQAALEALATVHPRPEVVVEHIPAPQRLAPWSHAVGIRVGDPLDDDEEIASGRFIVLFDPEGHEAWQGTTRCVGYVSAETDSEMVDDSMFSEVAWSWLTDALVEHGAVHHSVGGTVTRTASTRFGSIAAPEHSVDVEIRASWTAEGTDLDKHLTAFLEVLGNAAGLPPPGIHLLSSNGQPADSGA from the coding sequence GTGGCCCAGCAGCGCACTCGCCCGGACGACGCCACTCCGCCGCCGGCGCAGGCGCCCGCGGAGTTCCAGGCCGCCCTCGAGGCGCTGGCGACCGTACACCCGCGGCCGGAGGTCGTCGTCGAGCACATCCCGGCGCCGCAGCGGCTGGCGCCGTGGTCGCACGCGGTGGGCATCCGGGTCGGCGACCCGCTGGACGACGACGAGGAGATCGCCAGCGGCCGGTTCATCGTGCTGTTCGACCCGGAGGGCCACGAGGCCTGGCAGGGCACGACCCGCTGCGTCGGCTACGTCTCGGCCGAGACCGACTCCGAGATGGTCGACGACAGCATGTTCTCCGAGGTCGCCTGGAGCTGGCTGACCGATGCGCTGGTCGAGCACGGCGCCGTCCACCACTCGGTCGGCGGCACCGTCACCCGCACCGCCTCCACCCGCTTCGGCTCCATCGCCGCTCCCGAGCACTCCGTCGACGTCGAGATCCGGGCGTCCTGGACGGCGGAGGGCACCGACCTGGACAAGCACCTCACCGCCTTCCTCGAGGTGCTGGGCAACGCCGCGGGGCTGCCGCCGCCCGGGATCCACCTGCTCAGCTCGAACGGGCAGCCCGCCGACAGCGGCGCCTAG
- the hemE gene encoding uroporphyrinogen decarboxylase — protein sequence MGTAAGPAADSDLVRAARGLPVSRTPVWFMRQAGRSLPEYRALRAGTAMLQACQDPDLVTEITLQPVRRHGVDAAILFSDIVLPLVVAGVDIEIKPGIGPVVASPVRTVADVDALPPLEPDRLDFLATAVRRLVGELGATPLIGFAGAPFTLATYLIEGGPSKEHARTKAFMYAEPEAWQRLLERLAVSAATFLRVQVDAGASAVQLFDSWAGVLSATDYAARVLPHSRAVFDGLAAPEVPKVHFGVGTGELLPLIGEAGVDVVGVDWRVPLDEAARRVGPGYSLQGNLDPAVLLADRATVDREVRRVVEQGRAARGHVFNLGHGVLPDTDPGVLTHVVELVHELSAR from the coding sequence GTGGGAACAGCAGCAGGACCGGCCGCCGACTCCGACCTGGTCCGGGCGGCCCGAGGCCTCCCGGTCAGCCGCACCCCCGTGTGGTTCATGCGCCAGGCGGGCCGCTCGCTGCCCGAGTACCGCGCGCTGCGCGCCGGCACCGCGATGCTGCAGGCCTGCCAGGACCCCGACCTGGTCACCGAGATCACCCTGCAGCCGGTGCGGCGGCACGGGGTGGACGCCGCCATCCTCTTCTCCGACATCGTGCTGCCGCTGGTGGTGGCCGGCGTCGACATCGAGATCAAGCCCGGCATCGGCCCGGTGGTCGCCTCCCCGGTGCGCACGGTCGCCGACGTCGACGCCCTCCCGCCGCTGGAGCCCGACCGGCTGGACTTCCTGGCCACCGCCGTCCGCCGGCTCGTCGGCGAGCTGGGGGCCACCCCGCTCATCGGCTTCGCCGGCGCCCCGTTCACCCTCGCCACGTACCTGATCGAGGGCGGGCCCTCCAAGGAGCACGCCCGCACCAAGGCCTTCATGTACGCCGAGCCGGAGGCCTGGCAGCGGCTGCTCGAGCGGCTCGCGGTCAGCGCCGCGACCTTCCTGCGGGTGCAGGTCGACGCCGGGGCGAGCGCCGTGCAGCTGTTCGACTCCTGGGCCGGCGTGCTCTCGGCCACCGACTACGCCGCCCGGGTGCTGCCGCACTCGCGCGCGGTCTTCGACGGGCTCGCCGCCCCGGAGGTGCCGAAGGTGCACTTCGGCGTGGGCACCGGTGAGCTGCTGCCGCTGATCGGCGAGGCCGGCGTGGACGTCGTCGGCGTCGACTGGCGGGTGCCGCTCGACGAGGCCGCCCGCCGGGTCGGGCCCGGGTACTCGCTGCAGGGGAACCTCGACCCCGCCGTGCTGCTCGCCGACCGGGCGACCGTCGACCGCGAGGTGCGCCGGGTGGTCGAGCAGGGCCGGGCCGCCCGCGGGCACGTGTTCAACCTCGGCCACGGCGTCCTCCCCGACACCGACCCGGGCGTCCTCACGCACGTGGTCGAGCTGGTGCACGAGCTGTCGGCCAGGTGA
- the hemG gene encoding protoporphyrinogen oxidase: MSRLVVVGAGITGLTAAWEWRRTHPDDEVLVLEAGSRIGGKLDRVDLAGRWYDTGPEAVLARVPEAVELIEALGLADQLVPAQTTQASIVLPEGRFPLPAGTLQGVPTSADGLDGVLTPAGVARVRAEADLPPLRLDGDVSVGGLLRERLGDEVVDRLVEPLLGGVYAGRPDDLSLAATMPALAAQLPAATSLLGAAMAARDAGARSRGDVDGPVFVTVRDGIGSLPQALVDGARADVRLDTAVAALRRVAGGFELELEGGTTLTADAVVLATPASPTARLLADVAPDAVEPLQGIPYASMAVVAMAFPEQQVAAGSGLLVPPVTGRLVKGVTVSSSKWPHLGGALRVRSSVGRFGDDAALQRADDDLTAAVVADVAELLDLERPEPVQTELVRWVDGLPQYLVGHPQRVAAVRAAVAAVPGLAVAGAAYGGVGVPACIRDARRAVAALG; this comes from the coding sequence GTGAGCCGCCTCGTCGTCGTCGGCGCCGGCATCACCGGGCTGACCGCCGCCTGGGAGTGGCGCCGCACGCACCCCGACGACGAGGTGCTGGTGCTGGAGGCCGGCTCGCGCATCGGCGGCAAGCTGGACCGGGTCGACCTCGCCGGCCGCTGGTACGACACCGGGCCGGAGGCGGTGCTCGCCCGGGTGCCCGAGGCGGTCGAGCTGATCGAGGCGCTCGGCCTGGCCGACCAGCTGGTGCCCGCGCAGACCACCCAGGCCTCGATCGTGCTGCCCGAGGGCCGCTTCCCGCTGCCCGCCGGCACGCTGCAGGGGGTGCCGACGTCCGCCGACGGCCTGGACGGCGTGCTCACCCCCGCCGGCGTGGCCCGGGTGCGCGCCGAGGCCGACCTGCCCCCGCTGCGGCTGGACGGCGACGTCTCCGTCGGCGGCCTGCTCCGGGAGCGGCTCGGCGACGAGGTCGTCGACCGGCTGGTCGAGCCGCTGCTCGGCGGGGTCTACGCCGGCCGCCCCGACGACCTCTCGCTCGCCGCCACCATGCCCGCGCTCGCCGCCCAGCTGCCGGCGGCCACGTCGCTGCTGGGCGCTGCGATGGCCGCGCGGGACGCCGGTGCCCGCAGCCGGGGCGACGTCGACGGACCGGTCTTCGTCACCGTCCGCGACGGCATCGGGTCGCTCCCGCAGGCCCTGGTCGACGGTGCGCGGGCGGACGTCCGGCTGGACACCGCGGTGGCCGCGCTGCGTCGGGTCGCCGGCGGCTTCGAGCTGGAGCTCGAGGGCGGAACGACGCTCACCGCCGACGCCGTCGTGCTGGCCACCCCGGCGAGCCCCACCGCCCGGCTGCTGGCCGACGTGGCGCCGGATGCCGTCGAGCCGCTGCAGGGCATCCCGTACGCGTCGATGGCCGTGGTCGCGATGGCGTTCCCCGAGCAACAGGTGGCCGCGGGCTCCGGGCTGCTGGTGCCGCCGGTCACCGGCCGGCTGGTCAAGGGCGTGACGGTCTCCTCCTCGAAGTGGCCGCACCTGGGCGGCGCGCTGCGGGTCCGGTCGTCGGTCGGCCGGTTCGGCGACGACGCCGCCCTGCAGCGCGCGGACGACGACCTCACCGCCGCGGTGGTCGCCGACGTCGCCGAGCTGCTGGACCTGGAGCGGCCCGAGCCGGTGCAGACCGAGCTGGTGCGCTGGGTCGACGGGCTGCCGCAGTACCTGGTCGGGCACCCGCAGCGGGTCGCCGCGGTGCGGGCGGCGGTCGCTGCCGTGCCGGGGCTGGCGGTCGCCGGTGCCGCCTACGGCGGGGTCGGGGTGCCCGCGTGCATCCGGGACGCCCGCCGGGCCGTCGCCGCGCTGGGCTGA
- the hemQ gene encoding hydrogen peroxide-dependent heme synthase: MSEQTEERSIGKRANELNAMIRYTMWSVFKLARPLGDDQRSAAADEVTALFDELAGKDVVVRGVYDVAGLRADADLMIWWHAETPEALQEAYGRFRRTTLGRQLDPVWSQMALHRPAEFNRSHVPAFLADEEPRRYVCVYPFVRSYEWYLLPEEERRDMLKEHGMQARPYPDVRANTVSSFGLGDYEWMLAFEADELHRIVDLMRDLRASRARRHVREEVPFYTGTRKQVAELVADLP, encoded by the coding sequence ATGAGCGAGCAGACCGAAGAGCGCAGCATCGGCAAGCGGGCCAACGAGCTCAACGCGATGATCCGCTACACGATGTGGTCGGTGTTCAAGCTGGCCCGCCCGCTGGGCGACGACCAGCGGTCCGCGGCGGCTGACGAGGTCACCGCGCTGTTCGACGAGCTCGCCGGCAAGGACGTCGTCGTCCGCGGTGTCTACGACGTCGCCGGCCTGCGCGCCGACGCGGACCTGATGATCTGGTGGCACGCCGAGACCCCGGAGGCGCTGCAGGAGGCCTACGGCCGGTTCCGCCGCACCACGCTGGGCCGCCAGCTGGACCCGGTGTGGTCGCAGATGGCCCTGCACCGGCCGGCCGAGTTCAACCGCAGCCACGTGCCGGCGTTCCTCGCCGACGAGGAGCCGCGCCGCTACGTCTGCGTGTACCCCTTCGTCCGCTCCTACGAGTGGTACCTGCTGCCCGAGGAGGAGCGGCGGGACATGCTCAAGGAGCACGGCATGCAGGCCCGCCCCTACCCGGACGTGCGGGCCAACACCGTCTCCAGTTTCGGGCTCGGCGACTACGAGTGGATGCTCGCCTTCGAGGCCGACGAGCTGCACCGCATCGTCGACCTGATGCGCGACCTGCGGGCCAGCCGCGCGCGGCGGCACGTCCGCGAGGAGGTGCCGTTCTACACCGGCACCCGCAAGCAGGTCGCGGAGCTCGTCGCCGACCTGCCATGA
- the msrB gene encoding peptide-methionine (R)-S-oxide reductase MsrB, which yields MTTSAHQPQVVKSDEEWRAQLSPEEYAVLREAGTERPWTGEYVDTKTVGVYSCRACGAELFRSETKFDSHCGWPSFYAPSTSDNVVLRDDTSHGMLRTEALCGTCHSHLGHVFADAPQTPTGDRYCINSVSITLAPSEA from the coding sequence ATGACCACATCCGCCCACCAGCCCCAGGTCGTCAAGAGCGACGAGGAGTGGCGCGCCCAGCTGTCGCCGGAGGAGTACGCCGTCCTCCGCGAGGCCGGGACCGAGCGGCCGTGGACCGGTGAGTACGTCGACACCAAGACCGTCGGCGTCTACTCCTGCCGGGCGTGCGGCGCCGAGCTCTTCCGTTCCGAGACCAAGTTCGACTCGCACTGCGGCTGGCCGTCGTTCTACGCACCCTCCACCAGCGACAACGTCGTCCTCCGCGACGACACCAGCCACGGGATGCTGCGCACCGAGGCGCTCTGCGGCACCTGCCACAGCCACCTCGGGCACGTCTTCGCCGACGCCCCGCAGACGCCCACCGGCGACCGCTACTGCATCAACTCGGTGAGCATCACCCTCGCGCCCAGCGAGGCCTGA
- a CDS encoding ExeM/NucH family extracellular endonuclease — protein sequence MSLRRTPRSAVLGLTVGALAAGGLVTVAAPALAAPADARITEIHYDNGGADTGEAIEVTAPSTADLTGLSLVLYNGTGGVRYATLPVVADGDGIAVVSYAGIQNGAPDGVALVGPDGAVIEFLSYEGTLTAVGGPADGRTSTDIGVAEAGSEAAGLSLQRTPGTDDWTGPLAATFGAVNTPTDPDPEPEPGPGCDVATVTIGSVQGPGAASPLAGEVVTVGGTVVADLQSGGLGGFHVQDAGDGLPATSDGVFVYDTDAPAVELGDQVVVSGTVAEFNGLTEITDVTVSVCGSGPLPEAAPLSLPATDEQREVLEGMLVTPAQTLTVTEVYDLNRYGEILLAEGGRLLAPTEAAEPGAAAQAVQAENAARSLTLDDGRSTNLSTAGEAPPFLTLEDPVRVGDTASFDQPVVLSYSFGAWRLQPADGTAEGTTFPATNPRPAAPPAVGGDLTIGDFNVLNYFVDFPSEFGDRARGAANAAELAQQQAKIVTAITALDADVLTLHEIENSAVLTPETPYRAVETLLAAIEAEDGHDWDYVRAREDTDVITNAIVYRTDRVTAVGGPAVPTDAELAAFANARTPIAQTFDADGEVFTIIANHLKSKGSGTGENADAGDGQGASNPDRVEQATVLVDFAARVAAAAGDPDVLLTGDFNAYRYEDPIDVVVAAGYTDMGPVLAPDQYSYVFDGGSGSLDHVFASGSMVPKLTGLGVWDINAVESFAYEYDGYEPLFAPYPYRASDHNPTLVGLATVAPDVPATATISDPRPFRGERITVTGTGFAPGERVTASLPSRVRGQLGSATADAEGRVSVRFTVPVALPPGDQEVRLTGTSGETASTGFALRTALQELRDLLLRLFRG from the coding sequence GTGTCCCTCCGCAGAACCCCCCGCTCCGCCGTCCTCGGCCTGACCGTCGGGGCCCTCGCCGCCGGTGGTCTGGTGACCGTGGCAGCCCCCGCGCTCGCCGCTCCCGCCGACGCCCGGATCACCGAGATCCACTACGACAACGGCGGCGCCGACACCGGTGAGGCGATCGAGGTGACCGCCCCCTCGACCGCTGACCTGACCGGCCTCTCCCTCGTCCTCTACAACGGCACCGGCGGGGTCCGCTACGCGACCCTGCCGGTGGTCGCCGACGGCGACGGCATCGCCGTGGTCAGCTACGCCGGCATCCAGAACGGCGCCCCCGACGGGGTGGCCCTGGTCGGCCCGGACGGCGCCGTCATCGAGTTCCTCAGCTACGAGGGCACGCTGACCGCCGTGGGCGGGCCGGCCGACGGCCGCACCAGCACCGACATCGGCGTGGCCGAGGCGGGCTCCGAGGCGGCCGGGCTGTCGCTGCAGCGCACGCCGGGCACCGACGACTGGACCGGTCCGCTGGCCGCCACGTTCGGCGCCGTCAACACCCCGACCGACCCGGACCCCGAGCCCGAGCCGGGCCCGGGCTGCGACGTCGCCACCGTGACCATCGGGTCGGTGCAGGGCCCCGGCGCGGCCAGCCCGCTCGCCGGCGAGGTCGTCACCGTGGGCGGCACGGTCGTCGCCGACCTGCAGAGCGGTGGCCTCGGCGGGTTCCACGTCCAGGACGCCGGCGACGGCCTCCCGGCGACCTCCGACGGCGTCTTCGTCTACGACACCGACGCCCCCGCCGTCGAGCTCGGCGACCAGGTCGTCGTCTCCGGCACCGTCGCCGAGTTCAACGGGCTGACCGAGATCACCGACGTCACGGTCTCCGTGTGCGGCTCCGGCCCGCTGCCCGAGGCGGCGCCGCTCTCGCTGCCCGCCACCGACGAGCAGCGCGAGGTGCTCGAGGGCATGCTCGTCACCCCGGCGCAGACGCTCACCGTCACCGAGGTCTACGACCTCAACCGCTACGGCGAGATCCTGCTCGCCGAGGGCGGCCGGCTGCTCGCGCCGACCGAGGCGGCCGAGCCCGGCGCCGCCGCCCAGGCCGTGCAGGCCGAGAACGCAGCGCGCTCGCTCACCCTGGACGACGGCCGGAGCACCAACCTCTCCACCGCCGGCGAGGCACCGCCGTTCCTCACCCTCGAGGACCCGGTGCGCGTCGGCGACACCGCCAGCTTCGACCAGCCGGTGGTGCTGAGCTACAGCTTCGGGGCCTGGCGGCTGCAGCCCGCCGACGGCACGGCCGAGGGGACGACGTTCCCGGCGACCAACCCGCGTCCGGCCGCACCCCCGGCCGTGGGCGGCGACCTGACCATCGGCGACTTCAACGTGCTCAACTACTTCGTCGACTTCCCCAGCGAGTTCGGGGACCGGGCCCGGGGTGCGGCGAACGCCGCCGAGCTCGCCCAGCAGCAGGCGAAGATCGTCACGGCGATCACCGCGCTGGACGCCGACGTCCTCACCCTGCACGAGATCGAGAACTCCGCGGTGCTCACCCCGGAGACGCCGTACCGCGCGGTCGAGACGCTGCTCGCGGCGATCGAGGCCGAGGACGGCCACGACTGGGACTACGTGCGGGCCCGCGAGGACACCGACGTGATCACCAACGCGATCGTCTACCGCACCGACCGGGTCACCGCGGTCGGCGGCCCGGCCGTGCCGACCGACGCCGAGCTCGCGGCCTTCGCCAACGCCCGCACGCCGATCGCCCAGACCTTCGACGCGGACGGCGAGGTCTTCACGATCATCGCCAACCACCTGAAGTCCAAGGGCAGCGGCACCGGCGAGAACGCCGACGCCGGTGACGGCCAGGGCGCGTCCAACCCCGACCGGGTCGAGCAGGCCACCGTGCTGGTCGACTTCGCCGCCCGGGTCGCCGCGGCCGCCGGTGACCCCGACGTCCTGCTGACCGGTGACTTCAACGCCTACCGCTACGAGGACCCGATCGACGTCGTCGTGGCCGCCGGCTACACCGACATGGGCCCGGTGCTCGCGCCCGACCAGTACAGCTACGTGTTCGACGGTGGCTCCGGCTCGCTGGACCACGTCTTCGCCTCGGGGTCGATGGTGCCCAAGCTGACCGGTCTGGGCGTCTGGGACATCAACGCCGTGGAGTCCTTCGCCTACGAGTACGACGGCTACGAGCCGCTCTTCGCCCCGTACCCGTACCGCGCCAGCGACCACAACCCCACGCTGGTCGGCCTGGCCACGGTGGCACCGGACGTGCCGGCGACGGCCACGATCAGCGACCCGCGGCCGTTCCGCGGCGAGCGGATCACGGTGACCGGCACCGGCTTCGCGCCCGGCGAGCGGGTCACCGCCTCGCTGCCGTCCCGCGTGCGGGGTCAGCTGGGTTCCGCGACCGCCGACGCCGAGGGCCGGGTCTCGGTCCGGTTCACCGTCCCGGTGGCGCTGCCCCCGGGGGACCAGGAGGTCCGCCTCACCGGCACCTCGGGTGAGACGGCGAGCACCGGTTTCGCGCTGCGCACGGCGCTGCAGGAGCTCCGCGACCTGCTGCTCCGGCTGTTCCGCGGCTGA
- a CDS encoding cold-shock protein, translated as MPEGTVKWFNAEKGFGFATPDGGGPDVFVHYSAIQTSGYRSLDEGQRISFDIEQGQKGPQAANVNPV; from the coding sequence ATGCCCGAAGGAACAGTGAAGTGGTTCAACGCCGAGAAGGGGTTCGGCTTCGCCACCCCCGATGGCGGCGGCCCGGACGTCTTCGTCCACTACTCGGCCATCCAGACCAGCGGGTACCGCTCGCTCGATGAGGGCCAGCGCATCTCGTTCGACATCGAGCAGGGCCAGAAGGGCCCGCAGGCGGCGAACGTCAACCCGGTCTGA
- a CDS encoding YciI family protein: protein MKYVMTYRAVEDFLPLAQQHGAAHVARLHEFHDRGVLLMVGTMAEPVDGEAMGVFTSREAAEEFIAGDPFVLHGVVAEWGVRAWDEVLAP from the coding sequence ATGAAGTACGTGATGACCTACCGCGCCGTCGAGGACTTCCTGCCGCTGGCCCAGCAGCACGGGGCGGCCCACGTCGCCCGGCTGCACGAGTTCCACGACCGCGGCGTGCTGCTGATGGTCGGGACGATGGCCGAGCCGGTGGACGGCGAGGCCATGGGCGTGTTCACCAGCCGGGAGGCCGCCGAGGAGTTCATCGCCGGCGACCCGTTCGTGCTCCACGGCGTGGTCGCCGAGTGGGGCGTGCGGGCCTGGGACGAGGTCCTCGCCCCCTGA